The Prunus dulcis chromosome 3, ALMONDv2, whole genome shotgun sequence genome segment AATCCATACACGtcaatgaaaatgatacaaCATTTATTGGTACAACAATATATTTGGTCCTCCAGTGCAACTGGCTTgagtttggttttcttttctctctcttttttttttctcattaacCGGACTGGGGAGGTTGGGATCGTGGTGGGGAGAAGTCGAACTTGAATCTCTTCCAATcgatcagaaaaataaatgtatcATGCTTATGGTCAAAATTAGTACTAATTATCTTTCTCAAATTGTCAACTATGATTTTTAAAACTACGTGATTTTTCATCAACAGTCAGAAAATATAAGCGGATGAGTGAGTGGGTGGTTTAATTTTTCTCCGAAATTCGTACAGTACAGTGCAGCCGGGGCCttctgtttgatttgattgaatAAATTAGTTTGACATAATAATCTATCTGCAGAAATATCACCTCCACAattaatttgatatttttcattttttgatccTATATATTTTGACACTAAATATTAATTGCTCCATAGTATATTGCAACGGAATTAATGGTACATCTGTCTCTTGCCAAgcaaagattttttttcttctctctgtctAGAAATCTAGAAATTCCCTTGAAGACCAACCTCAGTAAAGCATTAGCAGCAATTTAAACTCTCAACAACTTCCCTCTACCCCAATGCCTTTTAATTCAAACTTTTGTATTTATGTTCCAACCAATATTATTTATACATGACAAAGCCCCTCTCCTCAACCCATGTCCAAGTTTGTTCTGTTCACGCATACATATCTGGACACAAATAATTAACAAGCAAAACAGCTGAACATGGCAAACTTGCACAtttcatggcttcttctaGCTCAATGCCTGTTGCTAGTCACCAGAATTACTGCCAAAGTCCCAGCAGTCGTCGTGTTCGGGGACTCTTCGGTTGATGCTGGGAACAACAATCAGATTCCCACAATTGCCAGGAGTAACTTTCAGCCTTATGGCCGGGACTTTTCCGGTGGCAAGCCGACTGGGAGGTTCTCCAACGGCAGAGTGCCTACAGATTTCATCTCCCAGGCTCTTGGACTCAGACCATTCATACCTGCCTACTTGGATCCTTCCTATAACATATCAGATTTTGCCATTGGTGTCACCTTTGCTTCCGCTGGGACTGGCTATGATACTGCAACTTCAGATGCGCTGGTAAGTACCAAATATTTAGCATAAAGCTTCTCTTGTCTCACACACATTTAATAtcgagtaatgctacacttaccgCATTTTTATCCtacatttctataccacatgatgtggcatgtccatatcatatgccacatcaattaaatcaattaagtgtattttaataaagaaagtttaattgataatttttttttaaagtgttaATAAATCATAGAAgaatggaaaattttaaataattataattaatatgtAGCTGTCCACCTCATCTGCCATATAAGGTAGTATAagaatgtggtatacaaatgtgctaagagtagcattattctttAATATCATATGGGCTACATATATGGATTAGGCCAGTTGACCAGGACAATGAGCTCGCTTCTTTGCACCTAAGTTCGAAACTTCCTCcccataaattaaattaatttaatattacctcttgtataaaaaataaaaataaaaaatcagatgGCCTTTACCCTTACCTCTTACTCTGCATGTGGTGTTCATAATTGGACTTGAATGTTTATCTTTACCCCTTACACAATACGTGGTGTTCACATGTTGGGCTTGAATGTTTGACTCCGATGTGGACTTGACTTCACATGTAGCCCATTATATGGTAGTCCCACGTGACGGGgcgtgttgaagaatatgagtCTCATATCGGAaacttgacaaaaaaaaatacaaaatacaatgaatGGTTCCACTACTAATATAACCGAGGCCTTTTGTGATACAACCTCATACTTACTGGGTTTTGTAGGTAgttaagttggggacaatatcgaTGTTGCTAGTAGTGAGCCGATGACCCATCTTTCTACAATTTAACAGTAGATTGATATTGGATACTAGCCAATCAGTGTCCATTCCATCAATATCATgttcaattttcctttttttttaaaattaaaatcccaGTTCATCATTTGTCACTGCCTTAATTTGCAGTCTGTGATACCACTATGGAAGCAGCTGGAGTACTACAAGGAATACCAGAACAAACTGAGACTTTATCTTGGAGGAAACAAAGCAAACGAAACAATCAATGGAGCTTTGCACATTATGAGCTTAGGCACCAATGACTTCCTGGAAAACTACTACTCATACCCCGGCCGGTCATCCCAATACTCTATCCAACAGTACCAATATCTTCTCATTGGAATTGCAGGAAATTTCATCAAGCAACTCTACCATCTTGGAGCCCGGAAAATCTCCCTCGGAGGTCTGCCTCCGATGGGGTGCTTGCCATTGGAGAGAACCACAAACATCATGGGTGGAAATGACTGCATTGAAGATTACAACAATGTGGCTCTGGAGTTCAATGGCAAGTTGAATGGCTTGACCACAAACCTCAACAAAGAGCTTCCTGGTCTCAAACTTGTGTTTTCAAACCCATATTACATTTTCCTGCAGATGATAAGAAGACCTTCTTTGTATGGTAAGTCAGTGACTTGTATTAAGTGTGCTCTGTTGCAAATGTTTGACCCAACCACTACACAAAAACTTTAGAGCACCATATTTCTCACTTTAGCATTTAAGTATTCACATTCTTTTGGGTGGTGGATATcatgtgatttttatttgtagTTTCTATATGTAGTTTTTTCTCCCCGGTTGAAGTTAGAGAATTTGTACGTGTGTTAAACTGTAATTTATCTGATTAAATTCTCATGTGACTGACAGGATTTGAGGTGACATCAGTAGCTTGCTGTGCCACAGGGATGTTTGAAATGGGGTACGCATGCAATCGAAACAACATGTTCACCTGCACGGATGCaagcaaatatatattctGGGATTCATTTCATCCTACAGAGAAAGCAAACCATATCATCTCTGATTATGTGGTGAAAAATGTACTGGCCCAGTTTCTTTGATTCTCTTTAATTTCAAGACCAATGTATGTGTCCTATGTTTTAGTGTCATTACATATAGTACATTAAGAAACTAAGCCTAATGTTGATAAAAAAACATGATTTTGGCACTTGGCAGAAAAATGGCATAAAGCCtgcccccccccccccaaaaaaaatttgtgtacCCTACAGGCAACAGCAGCAACATGCTATGTGGAAGTACATTGTGGCAGGGTTGGCTATGAATTTAAGTAATTTTGAATTAAGTACTTGATATTTGAAGGGCCAGGACCTAGTTAGGCAACTTGAGCTAGGGTGGACCACACTTGGTGTCACATGATAAGGTAACTATTAATGACACTCAGCTCTATTTTATTGATCTCTAGTTATTTAAGGATTTCAGTATATTTCTTTACAATAAGGATAAGGTGTTCGATGAAATGcctataaaaaaatgaagtgGCCATagtaatatttttcttccccacaaagaaaaatccaCGGTCTCCTGTTTGTAGACGAAATTTGGAATATAAGTTTCATATTACAAGTTAAATAATGCCAAGACAAACTGAGTGATCAGATTCATAATCATCAATGATGATTTATTGGTTTATTGGTTACGTCTAAATTTGATGATCATCAATAATTTGGAAGTTTATGTTCATCCATGGCTTTCTCTAGAAACAGAAAGTTGGGGAAGGACGATAAAATCCAAATGTTCCATATTATGCATGAGCCTCTCCTAGCTAGCAAGATCTAGAAATGTCCAATTGAACATCAAAATTATCTAAGTACGTACCCCACCTTTGT includes the following:
- the LOC117621567 gene encoding GDSL esterase/lipase At2g04570-like, with amino-acid sequence MANLHISWLLLAQCLLLVTRITAKVPAVVVFGDSSVDAGNNNQIPTIARSNFQPYGRDFSGGKPTGRFSNGRVPTDFISQALGLRPFIPAYLDPSYNISDFAIGVTFASAGTGYDTATSDALSVIPLWKQLEYYKEYQNKLRLYLGGNKANETINGALHIMSLGTNDFLENYYSYPGRSSQYSIQQYQYLLIGIAGNFIKQLYHLGARKISLGGLPPMGCLPLERTTNIMGGNDCIEDYNNVALEFNGKLNGLTTNLNKELPGLKLVFSNPYYIFLQMIRRPSLYGFEVTSVACCATGMFEMGYACNRNNMFTCTDASKYIFWDSFHPTEKANHIISDYVVKNVLAQFL